The sequence GACATCCTAGCTGCTTTTTTAACTCTAAAACACGCAATCGACCTCATTATAATCCACTAGGGGAAGTATCTCAATCTCAATTTCGCCTTTTCCTTCTTATTCTATCTTCACGATTGCTGTATGACTCATTTTTATAGCTATTATGAAAGTGAGGCGAAAAGACGTTTATTTTGACTCTGTTTTCAAAAAGTTTAGAACTATTTGGAAACTTGAGGTATTTTCAACaattatgcaattttttttttttttttttttttgagaaaactgttttttatatttaagtttccaaatagTTCTAAACAACtgttttagaaaagaaaatgattttaaaacaaatttttaaaaagttgtttttaaattaaaagcatGTTATCTAAGTTaagaaaactgttttccatACCGAGGGAAAATTATTTCTAGGCATAGTTATCAAACAAGATCGGAGAAAACCCTTTTCTTctctaaagcaaaaaattatttttatgaatagtCATCAAACAGGTCTAAGGTTTTTGTATGATTCAAAAGGGAAGAACTGGCGTGTGCATCTGAATCTCAATTATACTTCAAAGCACCATGTTCTGAGAGATATGTAGCAATCTTAAAAGAGGGAAAAGCAGAATCTTtgtatttcaataaaataatgttttaatagTTCTCTCAAAAGGGATTCTATTTGGACCATATAGGCTATGGTTCCTTGCTTCAACATGTACGATacttaaatttgataattttttagatattttggaaaactCCTCGTCAAAAATATGCTATCACAaggaattttttaaacaatggaAAGTCTCAAGATATTAATTAAGTGAGCATTTCTATGACATCAAAAGTTTTAATCAcaccaatttttctttttttatttgctttgtaCTAAAAGGTATCGGTGTCGTCGtcatcatttatatatatatatatatatatatatttaagtatttttatttaatagtaGCAGAGTATTCCCCTTAacagtaaaaataaaatctcattaaaaataaaatggaaaagcaCAAGGAAAAGGAGGAGGCTTAAGGGAAGGGTGACACCTAAGCGAGCATGAATTGTCGCATCAAAGAGGAGATAGATGGGGGCAACATTCAATAATTGTCCTTtctaaattcaaaatcaaaacaaacacGTGGCGTGAGGCAGTGTCGGAGAATCTTTCAAATCCATGTCAAACATCAATGACGTGTCCAACCAAATCATCCTACCAgatcttcccttttctttttgtccCCCTCCTCCCcaccccccattttttttttttccgttttttcttttttcccccctCTTTATCCATAGTATTCTTCTTCATTCTTAAGTGTGGGTCCTGCCACCACCTAACTAATAAAGAATATCGCAACACGTGGCTCTCCCTACATCCCTTCCCCTTTTCTAATCACTACTCCTTCCACCTTCCTCTCATTCCTCTTTACACAAACACCATGAATGTAAAACCAAGTTTGTGTTTTTGACAACACTTCACATTAGGTTAGAGTCCTTTTCCATCGCTTCAAATcgtttttatcattaaaatcagGTATTTAAACAAAGTTTTATACACCTCTTAAAATCTTTTTCAACTATATACGTTATCACTAAAACCATTCTTAAAATAGtcttttgattttgatgtaGTGCTAAAATGACCTATACTAATAGAAAACTTGTTCCATTATGATTGGACAAGAATTGTTGTCATTGGAAGATTTGAGATTCAAGACAATTTAGTCATTAAAAAGTCTATGACATTATACTCGAACACTAATGTGTGTACTTTGATCGTTGAAAAGATCAAAACACTCGTAGAATATAGTATATTACATAGAGTCACCTTAGTGTTAGAAGTCATCTAACTTCATAGACTAACCAAGGTGGGTATTTATGGCCTTGTGTCCTACTAGGTGGATAAGGTTTATAGATCCAAATCTAACCCAACAACGTATGAACTAATTAGTTCAAACTttgcaaataataataaatgttgaTAGGATAATCCAAGAGATTTTGTGGATGATGGGAAACCATAAAAGATGTTGGATGCTTCTGTTTAGACACAGTTACTTGACCCAAGTGATCAATCCCTCGAAGCCGATCGTGCCATTGAAGCAAAAGGTGTTGATAAAACACAATGATTATTCCTATAAAGTATTACAATTAACCATCATAGAAAACATGtccaataattaataatcaccattcaaaaaagttatttttcaaccAATAAAAATCCCATACATGTGTTACATGCCACCTGAAAAATCATAACAATTTAAGCAATGGTGGTTATGAACAACATTTATAAAAAGTTAGTGGATGTTAGTACTTTTATTAACTTGATCCTTAGATTGACATAATTTAGGATGCAAAGTAGTTCACCTTGATGTAGGTGGATAGTTCATGGGGTCATTAGGCATTTAGGAAAGTatgaaattgatttatattcaaatactaattatttcttcataaaaatgttatcaacaaatataatccaaaaaatgttttttttttaaaaccgttGTCAATGAAGATAATACAAACTAAAAGTGCTTTTACAAGtcctaaattatcaaataaaggCATTCTAAAATCCTTCTGCTTCACTCACACAACCCAAAATCCAATATCATATAAATTGttgattataattattatctaCATATTCTTATTTGATTGTTACttatggtttatttatttatttattttttaaaaaatttaatgactTTTCTTATGGTATTggaaagaattattaaaaataaaagtcatATAGCCAAAATAGATTCTATTAGCTTCTATTTCTTCAAATCCAAGTCTCATTTCTTCAGACTTAAattcttcattattattatttttaatattttgatcttgtttatttatacttgaatatttttttttctttttaataattttattcattgcaAATGTAAAATCCATAGTAGccttttctaaaacaatttttcatgaacacccttatgtctaaaactcaaatatgaaacaTTCTTCTCAACTTGATCTTTGTGAAAATGTGATGTCTTTAtgtataatacaaaaaaattaaaaatattttttatatttttaattatttttcaaatctctattttttttttaaataactcataaagttctaaaaaataacatgtaGGGAAGGTTGAAAATAccccaaaaaaatatttcaaaatctgTGTATTAGTTGaccttgattaaaaaaattcattcaccTTAAAGTTGACCACTACCATCTATATCTCTatgaatttattgatattttctatatttctcCTAATTTTGccctcatatatatatataaactttattaataaaatctcTGACCATCTCCatacaaaaagtaaaataataaaataaaattataattaattaattaattttaatgatcttatttttttattccattttatttttaaaaatataaaaattatcataataattttttatatttttatatggtaattgaatattaaaaaaaatgattttataaacaaattctttaaaattgcttttatttttttaaaaaataattcccgaattttcaaatatatatatatatgtagttaGTTTTTGGAGAAAGGACCATAATTTACtccaaaaaggataaaaaaataaaaatcaaaacacctTTACAATTTTTTCGCTTAATAACTAACTAAATTCTAATCTAAGGGAGAGTGCGTGACACGTCATGGTCTATGACGTCATCGAGCTCAGCTTAAagggcaaaaagaaaaagaaaaatccagaGCAGTCACTAACCTCACCGCTTATCCTCCTTATTATTAAAATGTGGGGACCCTCTTTCATTCGACACGTGTACCTCGTATTCTTTTCGACACGTGGCTTTTACATCTCTACACCGTTGCTTCGATCCCTTCCCCTTCCTTTGccttttttacattttattcatttttttattttagaaaaagtgCAACTTGGCTTCGGTGGACCccctttttctctttatcttttttgaatagttttaaaatttcagCCGTGACGAGGGGACCACGTGCGTTGTGCAGTCTCTCCTCGCCGAGTTTACGGTTTCCTCGGTGACTCCGTTCCGTTTTTTGCTTGACCAGGGTCAAATCTGGTACAGCCACCTAACCCTAGTGATGTGTTCTAGATGGTCGATACAACCGACGGCCAAGAGTGTTTTCTCCAATCTGATTGAGTGATTTCATCTCACCAAATTTTAgtattctattatttttattgcttGAATTAAAAGCAAATAACTAATTTGGTGGGCTCCCACTTCTCATCACACCCATTTCACCATGACATTAAAGTgaagtttttaataaatatataatattaatttttaataaaattttcattctatttatattataatttttcttgcaATTTAAAAGCCATAACTTTAGTTGGAGGGTTAATTTAGCGtctaaaagttaaaataaaatcaaagagtACCTATAGTATTGATAACATTTTTAACggggaaaatattagaatttctcCAATCATAGAAGAACACGTGGGAGCTGGAAGCAACGGTAAAAGCACGCGTCCACAGGGGAGCGAAATGGAGAAAGAGGAAGGAAGAACAGCGACATCCGACCTTTTGAGAAGGCGAATTTTGAAACGACACGTGGCCGTACCGGCCTCCTAATTCCGTTGTTGACACGTGTCCGCGCAGAGACTCGCCTCCCACTTTTTGAACTCATCGCTGGAGACGCCAAAAAGACGTCGCTCCCGTAAAAGGTTTTTCAAGGTCTGTCCACGTGTCACTCTCAGAGCCCCGCATGATCGCCACCTGTCCTTTCCACGTACTTTGTTAGTCCACCTCAAGGGCATTCTTGGTATTCCACCACCactttcattatttaaaaataaagaaaaataaataaaaaggctttcctcctcctcctcccgttttctttgttttttctgttCCTGTtttcaattcttattttttatttttatttttattttatttttatttttgggttgtcTGCTTAGTAATCTCACTGTTTTCCCTCTATGTGTGTTCTTTCTTGTTTGCTTCATTGGTTCAGTGTTTTTTTCTTGTGAACTGAAGAGGATCTGATAACAGaaacatgtttttgtttttatttttgtttttgtgttgtgTGGGCGAATTGCGATTTGGGATTTTGGGTTGAGTCTTGGGATGTTTGGTGCATATGGGGTTGTGTGAATCGGATCGTGGAGTTCACGCACCAGCGAATACAGTAGTTGGTTTTGCTGGTTTTGGTTTGTGAGGATGGTGTTGGTGGAGCTGATGGAGAGAGCAGGAGAGGGATGGAGCATTTTGGTTTGAGGATGGAGAAGAACCCGAGAGATCTGTTGCAGAGGTTGATGGGGAACAGTGGAGAGCAGTCGCAGTACGCGTCCATGGTGAAGGGAGAGGATGACCCAGAAGAGATAGAGCTGAATCTTGGGCTGTCACTGGGTGGGAGATTCGGAGTGGACAAGAGCGAGAAGAAGCTAATGAGGTCGTCTTCAATTGCTGGTTCGATAGGGATAACGAGGGACGAGGATGCGCTGGTGACTCCCGCTGTTTCGTACTCTAGTCTGATGAGGACTTCTTCACTTCCGACTGAGACCCAAGAAGAGTGGAGGAAGAGGAAGGAGTTGCAGACACTGAGGCGGATGGAGGCCAAGAGGAGGCGCTCCGAGAAGCAGAGGAATAAGGAGGGCTGTGTCGAGGATGAAAAGCGCGATTTAGATAGCCCAATTGTGGGTTTCAGATCAAACATTGAGAAAGCACATCACTATGTGGCCGCCAATAGGTCGGCTGCTGCATTTGGGTTCCCCACTTGGGCGGCGG is a genomic window of Vitis riparia cultivar Riparia Gloire de Montpellier isolate 1030 chromosome 1, EGFV_Vit.rip_1.0, whole genome shotgun sequence containing:
- the LOC117921414 gene encoding ninja-family protein AFP1-like isoform X4, producing MEHFGLRMEKNPRDLLQRLMGNSGEQSQYASMVKGEDDPEEIELNLGLSLGGRFGVDKSEKKLMRSSSIAGSIGITRDEDALVTPAVSYSSLMRTSSLPTETQEEWRKRKELQTLRRMEAKRRRSEKQRNKEGCVEDEKRDLDSPIVGFRSNIEKAHHYVAANRSAAAFGFPTWAAAAAAAKGKGSGSLQNFVQQTSQGSAESQGGSSSSMSELESKPLQGFP
- the LOC117921414 gene encoding ninja-family protein AFP1-like isoform X2, producing the protein MEHFGLRMEKNPRDLLQRLMGNSGEQSQYASMVKGEDDPEEIELNLGLSLGGRFGVDKSEKKLMRSSSIAGSIGITRDEDALVTPAVSYSSLMRTSSLPTETQEEWRKRKELQTLRRMEAKRRRSEKQRNKEGCVEDEKRDLDSPIVGFRSNIEKAHHYVAANRSAAAFGFPTWAAAAAAAKGKGSGSLQNFVQQTSQGSAESQGGSSSSMSELESKPLQGIASQHVASRLADWCMYACSVASVA
- the LOC117921414 gene encoding ninja-family protein AFP1-like isoform X3, giving the protein MEHFGLRMEKNPRDLLQRLMGNSGEQSQYASMVKGEDDPEEIELNLGLSLGGRFGVDKSEKKLMRSSSIAGSIGITRDEDALVTPAVSYSSLMRTSSLPTETQEEWRKRKELQTLRRMEAKRRRSEKQRNKEGCVEDEKRDLDSPIVGFRSNIEKAHHYVAANRSAAAFGFPTWAAAAAAAKGKGSGSLQNFVQQTSQGSAESQGGSSSSMSELESKPLQGMRRHEIFLRLEGFTKTLQL